One genomic segment of Chelonia mydas isolate rCheMyd1 chromosome 1, rCheMyd1.pri.v2, whole genome shotgun sequence includes these proteins:
- the LOC102934713 gene encoding arachidonate 5-lipoxygenase-activating protein, which translates to MDHEVLGSIVLLAIVSLISVLQNAFFATKVEHESKNYNGKSFQRVGSSAFDRVFTANQNCRDAYPTFLVVLWCAGLLCSQAAAAFAGMMYLFVRQKYFVGYLGERTQSTPGYIFGKRIISFLFFMSVAGILNYYLVLIFGSDFEVYIKTVTNTISPLLLIP; encoded by the exons atggaccatgaagtGCTGGGGAGCATTGTCCTCCTAGCAATAGTCAGCCTTATCAGTGTTCTCCAAAACG CCTTTTTTGCAACCAAAGTGGAGCATGAAAGCAAGAACTATAACGGCAAGAGTTTCCAGCGGGTTGGATCTTCTGCCTTTGACCGTGTCTTCACTGCCAA CCAAAACTGCAGAGATGCATACCCAACGTTTCTTGTTGTGCTTTGGTGTGCTGGGCTGCTTTGTAGCCAAG ctgctgctgcctttgctggaATGATGTACTTGTTCGTGAGACAAAAGTACTTTGTTGGCTATCTGGGAGAGAGGACACAAAG CACTCCTGGTTACATATTTGGAAAACGCATCATATCATTCCTGTTCTTTATGTCTGTTGCTGGGATCCTCAACTATTATCTTGTCCTCATTTTTGGAAGTGACTTTGAAGTGTATATAAAAACTGTAACCAACACCATCTCCCCACTGCTACTCATTCCTTAA